A section of the Triticum aestivum cultivar Chinese Spring unplaced genomic scaffold, IWGSC CS RefSeq v2.1 scaffold11157, whole genome shotgun sequence genome encodes:
- the LOC123172648 gene encoding germin-like protein 9-1 gives MAPSPLITLLVLLGVAFVAHASDPDILTDFVVPPGANASVLDGAFFTYTGLIADNSANPAKFTVSKATAAEFPALLGQSVSYAALVFGPGTVNPPHVHPRASELLYVVQGPLLVGLVDETKNELYAQTLQTGDMFVFPKGMVHFQFNGGEHMARAFSAFGSASPGTVSLPVTLFESGIPDAILEKSLHVDEATVHALEHDLAPPAPAPAPDSPPAPKNGAASLVPACFSLLVGFAAALLL, from the coding sequence ATGGCGCCATCGCCTCTTATTACTCTGCTCGTCCTCCTCGGTGTGGCCTTCGTCGCCCACGCCAGCGACCCGGACATCCTCACGGACTTCGTCGTGCCCCCGGGCGCCAACGCGTCCGTGCTCGACGGCGCCTTCTTCACCTACACCGGCCTCATCGCCGACAACTCCGCCAACCCGGCCAAGTTCACAGTGTCCAAGGCCACCGCGGCCGAGTTCCCCGCGCTGCTGGGCCAGTCCGTCTCCTACGCGGCGCTCGTCTTCGGCCCCGGCACCGTCAACCCGCCGCACGTCCACCCCAGGGCCTCGGAGCTGCTCTACGTGGTGCAGGGCCCGCTGTTGGTGGGCCTCGTCGACGAGACCAAAAACGAGCTGTACGCGCAGACGCTGCAGACGGGCGACATGTTTGTGTTCCCCAAGGGCATGGTGCACTTCCAGTTCAACGGCGGCGAGCACATGGCGCGCGCCTTCTCGGCCTTCGGAAGCGCCAGCCCCGGCACCGTCTCGCTGCCCGTGACGCTCTTCGAGTCTGGCATCCCGGACGCCATCCTCGAGAAGTCGCTCCACGTCGACGAGGCCACCGTGCACGCGCTCGAGCATGACCTTGCGCCgcccgctcccgctcccgctccggATTCCCCTCCGGCGCCCAAGAACGGTGCCGCGTCGCTGGTGCCGGCATGCTTCTCGCTCCTGGTTGGCTTCGCAGCCGCATTGTTGCTTTGA
- the LOC123172646 gene encoding putative germin-like protein 9-2: protein MASMNYYSLVLVVVSLVWAPLAVVAGDPDILGDFIVPAPMVGMPPTNITGDFFTYTDFGAANETMPWPPQYFIVIKANMGAFPALNGQSVSYAMLVFPSGYVNPPHTHPRAAELLFVHSGALSVGFVDTAGKLYTQDLVAGDIFVFPKGLVHYQYNQGPNPATAFSAFGSAAPGTVNVPASVFGTGVDDVLLAKSFKTDFWTVQKLKAALTPPPK, encoded by the coding sequence ATGGCATCCATGAACTACTACTCTTTGGTGTTGGTGGTGGTTTCATTGGTCTGGGCACCTCTGGCTGTCGTGGCCGGCGATCCAGACATCCTTGGTGACTTCATCGTGCCGGCGCCGATGGTTGGCATGCCGCCGACGAACATCACCGGTGACTTCTTCACCTACACTGACTTCGGTGCCGCAAACGAGACCATGCCGTGGCCTCCACAGTATTTCATTGTGATCAAGGCCAATATGGGGGCGTTCCCTGCGCTCAACGGGCAGAGTGTGTCCTATGCCATGCTCGTGTTCCCCTCCGGATACGTCAACCCGCCGCACACCCATCCGCGCGCTGCTGAGTTGCTGTTTGTCCACAGCGGTGCGCTCTCCGTCGGGTTTGTTGACACTGCCGGTAAGCTCTACACACAGGACCTCGTGGCCGGTGACATATTTGTGTTCCCCAAGGGCCTCGTGCACTACCAGTACAACCAGGGCCCCAACCCTGCCACCGCGTTCTCGGCCTTTGGCAGTGCCGCCCCGGGCACCGTGAATGTGCCTGCCTCCGTGTTCGGCACCGGCGTTGACGACGTCTTGCTTGCCAAGTCCTTCAAGACTGACTTTTGGACGGTGCAGAAGCTCAAGGCAGCGCTCACTCCACCACCCAAGTGA
- the LOC123172645 gene encoding germin-like protein 9-3, with protein sequence MASMKYYYLVLVMVALASAPLATVAGDPDILTDFVIPNMYGIAPMNITGDFFTYTGFRVTNETMPWPRRSLIAIKANMEAFPALNGQSVSYTKLVFPSECVNPPHTHPRAAELLVVLNGALSVGFVDTTGKLYTQDLSAGDMFVFPKGLVHYQYNLGQRPAIALSAFGSAAPGTVNVPASVFGTGIDNVVLTKSFKTDFWTVQKLKAALTPPPKK encoded by the coding sequence ATGGCCTCCATGAAATACTATTACTTGGTATTGGTGATGGTTGCACTGGCCTCAGCGCCGCTGGCCACCGTGGCGGGCGACCCAGACATCCTCACCGACTTCGTCATCCCAAACATGTATGGGATAGCGCCGATGAACATCACCGGCGACTTCTTCACCTACACCGGCTTTCGTGTCACCAACGAGACCATGCCATGGCCTCGGCGGAGCCTCATTGCGATTAAGGCCAACATGGAAGCGTTTCCGGCGCTCAACGGGCAGAGTGTGTCCTACACCAAGCTCGTGTTCCCCTCCGAATGCGTCAACCCACCGCACACCCATCCGCGCGCCGCCGAGCTGCTAGTTGTCCTCAACGGTGCACTCTCCGTCGGGTTTGTCGACACCACTGGCAAGCTCTACACACAAGACCTCTCGGCCGGCGACATGTTCGTGTTCCCCAAGGGCCTAGTCCACTACCAGTACAACCTGGGGCAACGTCCCGCCATCGCGCTATCAGCCTTCGGCAGCGCCGCCCCGGGCACTGTGAATGTGCCTGCCTCCGTGTTCGGCACCGGCATTGACAACGTCGTGCTCACCAAGTCGTTCAAGACTGACTTTTGGACGGTGCAGAAGCTCAAGGCAGCACTCACTCCACCGCCCAAGAAGTGA
- the LOC123172641 gene encoding germin-like protein 9-1, whose amino-acid sequence MVSSCLALAVLLAVPFLALAGDPDILTDFILPPGTNASLLNGTFFTYTGLFAGDSADPAKFTVTKATATEFPALLGQSVSYAALIFGPGTVNPPHVHPRASELLYVVQGPLLVGLIDETKGELYAQTLHTGDMFVFPKGMVHFQFNGGDHVARAFSAFGSASPGTVSLPTVLFESGIPDAVLEKSLHVDQTTVDALEQDLAPLAPAPSPNTPPTPKNGGVARAPACFALLAGFAATLLL is encoded by the exons ATGGTGTCGTCGTGTCTTGCCCTCGCCGTCCTCCTTGCTGTGCCCTTCCTTGCCCTCGCCGGCGACCCGGACATCCTCACAGACTTCATCCTGCCACCGGGCACCAATGCGTCGCTCCTCAACGGTACGTTCTTCACCTACACGGGCCTCTTCGCTGGCGACTCCGCCGACCCAGCCAAGTTCACGGTGACAAAGGCCACCGCCACCGAGTTCCCGGCGCTGCTCGGCCAGTCCGTCTCCTATGCTGCCCTCATCTTTGGCCCAGGCACCGTCAACCCGCCGCACGTCCACCCAAG GGCGTCGGAGTTGCTTTATGTGGTGCAGGGCCCGCTGCTGGTGGGCCTCATCGACGAGACAAAAGGTGAGCTGTACGCGCAGACGCTGCATACAGGTGACATGTTCGTGTTCCCCAAGGGCATGGTGCACTTCCAGTTCAACGGTGGCGACCACGTGGCGCGTGCCTTCTCGGCCTTCGGCAGCGCCAGCCCCGGCACCGTCTCGCTCCCGACTGTCCTCTTCGAGTCCGGCATCCCTGATGCCGTCCTCGAGAAGTCGCTTCACGTCGACCAGACCACCGTGGATGCGCTCGAGCAGGACCTGGCGCCGCTTGCTCCTGCTCCCTCTCCAAATACACCGCCCACGCCTAAGAATGGTGGTGTGGCACGCGCACCAGCGTGCTTCGCGCTGCTGGCTGGCTTCGCAGCAACATTGTTGCTGTGA